A genomic window from Rhodococcus sp. KBS0724 includes:
- a CDS encoding TylF/MycF/NovP-related O-methyltransferase: MFEQFRSSARTKLQRAVSEVIENADRHNADRTRQILDELARSHEELAGAREDIAGLRNRIDELEFRQRRDLAYAVDLEATASSASFILEHMRAAQTFGHPHDTLRHALNLVEIPGIALEFGVASGTTLKIIADEFHEREGIVAGFDVFSGLPETWRTGFPAGEFAQDSLPEVPGAQLVPGLFEDTLPAFLEQELETIAFLHLDADLYSSTKTVLDLLGDRLVPGSVIVFDEFFNYPGWQNHEYRAWTEYVTRTGISFEYVGYTFDNEQVIAKIIR; encoded by the coding sequence ATGTTCGAGCAGTTCCGTTCCAGCGCCAGGACCAAGCTTCAGCGTGCGGTATCCGAGGTGATCGAGAATGCCGACCGCCATAATGCCGATCGCACACGGCAGATTCTCGACGAGCTGGCGCGCTCACACGAAGAACTGGCCGGGGCCCGCGAAGATATCGCGGGCCTTCGGAACAGAATCGACGAACTGGAATTCCGCCAACGCCGCGACCTTGCGTACGCAGTCGATCTGGAAGCAACCGCGTCGAGCGCGTCGTTCATTCTGGAACACATGCGGGCGGCGCAGACGTTCGGTCATCCTCACGACACGCTGCGGCACGCACTGAATTTGGTCGAGATTCCAGGAATAGCACTCGAATTCGGCGTCGCATCCGGAACGACCTTGAAGATCATCGCCGACGAATTCCACGAACGTGAGGGCATCGTCGCAGGTTTCGATGTGTTCTCGGGTCTCCCGGAAACATGGCGAACCGGATTTCCGGCCGGCGAGTTCGCTCAGGACTCGCTCCCCGAAGTACCTGGGGCACAACTTGTTCCAGGACTTTTCGAAGACACGCTACCGGCGTTCTTGGAGCAGGAACTCGAAACTATTGCGTTCCTGCACCTCGACGCCGACCTCTACTCGTCTACCAAGACAGTGCTCGATCTCCTCGGAGACCGCCTTGTCCCGGGATCGGTCATCGTGTTCGACGAATTCTTCAACTACCCCGGGTGGCAAAATCACGAGTACCGGGCGTGGACGGAATACGTCACACGCACCGGCATCTCGTTCGAGTACGTCGGTTACACCTTCGACAACGAGCAGGTGATCGCCAAGATAATCAGGTGA
- the rsgA gene encoding ribosome small subunit-dependent GTPase A, with protein sequence MPENSTLLTEYGWNTTLSDIFDNLPDSSADNLGSRDSVPGRVIRVDRGQCDVVVAAGTVRALSGSNSLCTGDWVAVANATGETETPTVTSIFPRSSSIVRSSASGKSEGHILAANVDTVVITTASDGDVDLGRIERLLALTWESGATPVVVLTKSDAAHNISTILAEASAIAPGATALAVSAETGECMDVLDAALDGTVAILGPSGAGKSTLANALLAGHGCLETGRVLETGSVRTGDGKGRHTTVTRELIPFSGGRTLIDTPGLRGVGMWNAAEGIEKTFPEIEEFISSCRFSDCAHNSEPGCAVLGALESGDIDERRLRSYRKLQRENAWNAARSDTRLQAERAREMKVLSRRIKDHYRGRRQ encoded by the coding sequence ATGCCGGAAAACAGCACATTACTGACCGAATACGGTTGGAACACAACACTCTCGGATATTTTCGACAACCTGCCCGACAGCTCGGCCGACAACCTGGGCTCACGGGATTCCGTACCCGGACGCGTCATCCGTGTCGACCGCGGCCAATGTGACGTTGTGGTCGCCGCGGGCACTGTCCGCGCACTCAGTGGCAGCAATTCGCTGTGTACGGGCGACTGGGTTGCAGTCGCCAACGCTACGGGTGAGACCGAAACACCCACGGTCACTTCGATATTTCCACGATCGAGCAGCATCGTTCGATCCTCCGCGTCCGGAAAATCCGAAGGCCACATTCTGGCCGCGAATGTCGACACTGTTGTCATCACCACGGCGTCGGACGGCGATGTCGATCTCGGACGCATCGAGCGACTACTCGCACTCACGTGGGAAAGTGGGGCAACTCCTGTCGTCGTACTTACCAAATCCGATGCAGCTCATAATATTTCCACCATTCTCGCCGAAGCCTCCGCTATCGCACCCGGCGCAACAGCGCTCGCTGTCAGCGCCGAAACCGGCGAATGCATGGATGTACTCGACGCTGCACTGGACGGAACAGTGGCGATCCTCGGCCCTTCCGGAGCGGGAAAATCGACCCTTGCCAATGCGCTCCTCGCCGGGCACGGGTGCCTCGAAACAGGCCGGGTGCTCGAAACAGGCAGCGTGCGGACGGGCGACGGCAAAGGACGCCACACCACCGTCACGAGGGAACTGATCCCGTTTTCCGGCGGCCGGACGCTCATCGACACTCCAGGGCTGCGGGGCGTCGGAATGTGGAACGCCGCCGAGGGCATCGAGAAGACGTTCCCCGAGATCGAAGAATTCATCTCGAGCTGCCGGTTCTCCGATTGCGCGCACAACTCCGAGCCTGGGTGCGCCGTCCTGGGCGCACTCGAGAGCGGCGACATCGACGAGCGAAGACTGCGGAGCTACCGGAAACTACAGCGAGAGAACGCGTGGAATGCCGCCCGCAGTGATACCCGTCTGCAGGCGGAACGCGCGCGAGAGATGAAGGTGCTCTCCCGCCGCATCAAAGATCATTACCGGGGGCGAAGACAGTAG
- a CDS encoding glycosyltransferase, producing MSTPEKIVGVVVTHKRRELLAESLKVLSTQSRPLDHLVVIDNADEDAVRELVEGASLPTSYIGSKHNLGGAGGFALGILYALSLGADRVWLADDDGRPEGPEVLETLLACALRHDLAEVSPVVCDIDDPDRLAFPLRRGTSWRRLRSELGSEDLLPGIASLFNGALFTADAIDAVGVPDLRLFVRGDEVEVHRRLVRSGLKFGTCLQTAYVHPNGAEEFKPILGGRMHTQYPDNDTKRFFTYRNRGYLLSQPGMRKLLPQEWVRFGWYFLITRRDPAGLREWMRLRKLGREEKFERPS from the coding sequence GTGAGCACACCCGAGAAAATTGTCGGGGTCGTTGTCACACACAAGCGTCGTGAACTGCTGGCCGAATCCCTGAAGGTGCTCAGCACTCAGTCCCGGCCGCTCGATCACCTCGTTGTGATCGACAACGCCGACGAAGATGCGGTGCGCGAACTCGTCGAGGGTGCTTCTCTGCCCACCAGTTACATCGGCTCGAAGCACAATCTCGGCGGTGCCGGAGGATTTGCCCTGGGCATTCTGTATGCATTGTCACTCGGCGCAGACCGGGTCTGGCTCGCCGATGACGACGGTCGCCCCGAGGGACCCGAAGTGCTCGAAACCCTGCTCGCATGCGCACTGCGACACGACCTTGCCGAGGTCTCCCCCGTCGTCTGCGACATCGACGATCCAGACCGCCTGGCATTCCCACTGCGCCGCGGCACCTCCTGGCGACGGCTGCGTAGTGAGCTGGGCTCCGAGGATCTCCTGCCCGGGATCGCGTCTCTCTTCAACGGCGCACTGTTCACCGCCGACGCCATCGACGCCGTCGGAGTACCGGATCTTCGACTGTTCGTCCGCGGCGACGAAGTGGAAGTACACCGCCGGCTCGTGCGATCCGGCCTGAAATTCGGCACGTGCCTGCAGACCGCTTACGTGCATCCCAACGGCGCCGAAGAATTCAAGCCGATCCTCGGCGGGCGGATGCACACGCAATACCCGGACAACGACACCAAGCGATTCTTCACCTACCGCAATCGCGGGTATCTCCTCTCGCAACCCGGAATGCGCAAACTGCTTCCCCAGGAATGGGTTCGATTCGGCTGGTACTTCCTGATCACCCGCCGCGATCCGGCCGGTCTGCGCGAGTGGATGCGACTGCGCAAACTCGGCCGGGAAGAGAAGTTCGAGCGACCGAGTTAA
- a CDS encoding ABC transporter ATP-binding protein: MSQPVSIHTQNACVDFPIFDAKSRSLKKAFLGKAGGSIGRNDSDVVVVEALRDITMSLKEGDRIGLVGHNGAGKSTLLRLLSGIYEPTRGTATIRGRVAPVFDLGVGMDPEISGYENIIIRGLFLGQTRKQMLAKMDEIADFTELGEYLSMPLRTYSTGMRVRVAMGVVTSIDPEILLLDEGIGAVDAEFMKKARVRLQKLVERSGILVFASHSNEFLAQLCNSAMWIDHGQIRMHGDIEDVVRAYEGDDAAEHVRHVIRDMERETPA; the protein is encoded by the coding sequence ATGAGTCAGCCAGTCAGCATTCACACGCAGAACGCATGCGTCGACTTCCCGATCTTCGACGCTAAGTCACGGTCCCTCAAGAAGGCCTTCCTCGGCAAGGCCGGCGGATCCATCGGCCGCAACGACTCCGATGTCGTTGTCGTCGAAGCACTCCGCGACATCACCATGTCGCTCAAGGAAGGCGACCGCATCGGACTGGTCGGCCACAACGGCGCCGGCAAATCCACCCTCCTGCGCCTACTCTCCGGGATCTACGAACCGACCCGCGGAACAGCCACCATCCGCGGCCGCGTCGCACCCGTCTTCGACCTCGGTGTCGGCATGGACCCCGAAATCTCCGGCTACGAGAACATCATCATCCGCGGCTTGTTCCTCGGGCAGACCCGCAAGCAGATGCTCGCGAAGATGGATGAGATAGCCGACTTCACCGAACTCGGCGAATACCTCTCGATGCCGCTGCGCACCTACTCCACCGGCATGCGCGTGCGCGTCGCCATGGGCGTTGTCACCAGCATCGACCCGGAAATCCTTCTCCTCGACGAAGGCATCGGCGCCGTCGACGCAGAATTCATGAAGAAGGCGCGCGTCCGCCTGCAGAAACTGGTGGAACGCTCGGGAATCCTGGTCTTCGCAAGCCACTCCAACGAGTTCCTCGCGCAACTCTGCAACAGCGCAATGTGGATCGACCACGGCCAGATCCGCATGCACGGTGACATCGAAGACGTCGTCCGCGCGTACGAGGGCGACGACGCAGCCGAACACGTCCGCCACGTGATCAGAGACATGGAACGGGAGACGCCCGCGTGA
- a CDS encoding ABC transporter permease encodes MSASATESETSEQPVPVSDSQSFHRAFKDLRDGLQQRELWLSLGWQDIKQRYRRSVIGPFWITIATGVQAAAMGLLYSALLNIPLKEFLPYVTVGLIVWNLISASILEGSEVFIANEGLIKQLPSALSVHVYRLVWRQVLFFAHNFAIYIVLLFAFSIWQNMSWTALAAIPAFVLIVANTLWVSIVFGIFSTRYRDIAPILGSLTLLLFVLTPIMWTTQALKDQSPEAAERVKLAELNPLYHYLEIIRAPLIGADQQAYHWYIVIALTVIGWAIAILALRKYRARVPYWV; translated from the coding sequence GTGTCAGCATCCGCAACCGAATCCGAGACGTCGGAGCAACCCGTGCCCGTGTCCGACTCCCAGAGCTTCCATCGCGCTTTCAAAGACCTGCGCGACGGATTGCAGCAGCGTGAGTTGTGGCTGAGCCTCGGCTGGCAGGACATCAAGCAGCGGTACCGCCGGTCGGTGATCGGCCCTTTCTGGATCACCATCGCCACCGGCGTCCAGGCTGCGGCAATGGGCCTTCTGTACTCGGCCTTGCTGAACATCCCGCTCAAGGAGTTCCTGCCGTACGTCACGGTCGGACTGATCGTCTGGAACCTGATCAGCGCCAGCATCCTCGAAGGCTCCGAAGTCTTCATTGCGAACGAAGGCCTGATCAAGCAGTTGCCGTCGGCGCTGAGCGTGCACGTGTATCGCCTGGTGTGGCGTCAGGTGCTGTTCTTCGCGCACAACTTCGCGATCTACATAGTTCTCCTGTTCGCGTTCAGCATCTGGCAGAACATGAGCTGGACAGCACTCGCTGCAATACCGGCGTTTGTGCTGATCGTGGCGAACACACTGTGGGTGTCGATCGTGTTCGGCATCTTCTCCACCCGGTACCGCGACATCGCCCCCATCCTCGGCAGCCTCACCTTGCTGCTGTTCGTGCTGACGCCCATCATGTGGACGACGCAGGCGCTCAAGGATCAAAGCCCGGAAGCCGCGGAGCGCGTGAAGCTCGCCGAACTCAACCCGCTGTACCACTACCTCGAGATCATCCGAGCACCACTCATCGGAGCCGACCAGCAGGCTTACCACTGGTACATCGTCATCGCCCTCACCGTGATCGGCTGGGCCATCGCGATCCTGGCACTCCGCAAGTACCGGGCCCGCGTGCCCTACTGGGTCTAG